In one Bacillus thuringiensis genomic region, the following are encoded:
- the atpA gene encoding F0F1 ATP synthase subunit alpha: MSIRAEEISALIKQQIENYQSEIEVSDVGTVIQVGDGIARAHGLDNVMAGELVEFSNGVMGLAQNLEENNVGIIILGPYTEIREGDEVRRTGRIMQVPVGKELIGRVVNPLGQPVDGLGPINTTNTRPIESPAPGVMDRKSVHEPLQTGIKAIDALVPIGRGQRELIIGDRQTGKTAVALDTIINQKDEDMICIYVAIGQKESTVRNVVETLRKHGALEYTIVVTASASQPAPLLYLAPYAGVTMGEEFMYNGKHVLVVYDDLSKQAAAYRELSLLLRRPPGREAYPGDVFYLHSRLLERAAKLSDARGGGSLTALPFIETQAGDVSAYIPTNVISITDGQIFLQSDLFFSGVRPAIDAGTSVSRVGGSAQIKAMSKVSGTLRLDLASYRELEAFAQFGSDLDKATQAKLNRGARTVEVLKQGLHKPLRVEKQVIILYALTRGFLDDIPVVDITRFEEEFHAWLDSNATDLLEEIRTTKKLADDDKFAAAINGFKKVFVASE; encoded by the coding sequence ATGAGCATCAGAGCTGAAGAAATTAGCGCACTGATAAAGCAACAAATCGAGAACTATCAGTCTGAAATCGAAGTTAGTGATGTTGGTACAGTTATCCAAGTTGGTGACGGTATCGCGCGTGCTCATGGTCTTGATAACGTTATGGCTGGTGAACTTGTAGAGTTCTCTAACGGCGTTATGGGACTAGCACAAAACTTAGAGGAAAACAACGTAGGTATTATCATTTTAGGACCTTACACAGAAATCCGTGAAGGTGACGAAGTTCGTCGTACTGGTCGCATCATGCAAGTACCAGTAGGAAAAGAACTAATTGGTCGTGTTGTAAACCCATTAGGTCAACCAGTTGATGGTTTAGGCCCAATCAATACAACAAACACTCGTCCAATCGAAAGTCCAGCACCAGGTGTAATGGATCGTAAATCTGTTCATGAGCCACTTCAAACAGGTATTAAAGCGATCGATGCCCTTGTACCAATTGGTCGTGGTCAACGTGAGTTAATCATCGGTGACCGTCAAACTGGTAAAACAGCAGTTGCACTTGATACAATCATTAACCAAAAAGATGAAGACATGATTTGTATCTACGTAGCAATTGGACAAAAAGAATCAACTGTACGTAACGTAGTAGAAACACTACGTAAGCACGGTGCATTAGAGTACACAATCGTTGTAACTGCATCTGCTTCTCAACCAGCTCCATTATTATACCTAGCTCCTTACGCTGGTGTAACAATGGGTGAAGAGTTCATGTACAATGGTAAACACGTATTAGTAGTATATGATGACTTATCAAAACAAGCAGCGGCTTACCGTGAGCTGTCATTACTATTACGTCGTCCTCCAGGTCGTGAAGCTTACCCAGGGGATGTATTCTACTTACATTCTCGCTTATTAGAGCGTGCAGCAAAATTAAGTGATGCAAGAGGCGGCGGTTCTTTAACTGCACTACCTTTCATCGAAACACAAGCAGGGGACGTATCTGCATACATCCCAACAAACGTAATTTCTATTACGGATGGACAAATCTTCTTACAATCTGATCTATTCTTCTCTGGCGTACGTCCAGCGATCGATGCGGGTACTTCTGTATCTCGTGTAGGTGGATCTGCTCAGATTAAAGCGATGAGTAAAGTATCAGGTACACTTCGTCTTGACCTTGCATCTTACCGTGAGTTAGAAGCGTTCGCTCAGTTCGGTTCTGACCTTGATAAAGCAACTCAAGCGAAATTAAACCGTGGTGCTCGTACTGTTGAGGTATTAAAACAAGGATTACACAAACCATTACGTGTAGAGAAACAAGTTATCATTCTTTACGCTTTAACACGTGGATTCCTAGATGATATCCCAGTAGTAGATATCACTCGTTTTGAAGAAGAATTCCATGCTTGGTTAGATTCTAATGCGACTGACTTATTAGAAGAAATCCGCACAACTAAGAAACTTGCGGATGACGACAAATTTGCAGCAGCAATTAACGGATTTAAAAAAGTATTCGTAGCTTCTGAATAA